The proteins below come from a single Panicum hallii strain FIL2 chromosome 7, PHallii_v3.1, whole genome shotgun sequence genomic window:
- the LOC112901176 gene encoding poly(U)-specific endoribonuclease-B-like isoform X1 produces MEGLIKGLVHVAIDAVEDAVRDRGHGGGDDNDEAPRRGAPQRADPDADGEEDRDERSRSTWAEVVSEHKGGGPDDERRDHRNAGRDKRHERRDDEGWERVGGRNQQHHGGRQNQVYDGDDRRDGSSGRPQQQQQSQGYGRQQQEGERINDGGWQTVGEKKNHGRPQQSEAWNGYRKPPSEQQYSEDVDHQGVNVEPTREELNSLSKACSRLWELDMSRLVPGKDYRIDCGEGKKVYQKGDMASENLFCWLGDDVLRKPTYSRFCALLDNYNPHQGYKEVVTQQDKHEEVAFIEEIARTAPIKYLHRYLVQKGEVSQDYEDFKRMLASLWFDLYGRGGNTNCSSAFEHVFVGEIKGRGQGENEVSGFHNWIQFYLEEAKGNVDYQGYIFPRRRGESPDSETQLLTVQFEWHGVLKSVSSTLIGVSPEFEVALYTLCFFVGGEDNRVDIGPYTVNIKCYRLGKNKIGSAFPIAEN; encoded by the exons ATGGAGGGTCTCATCAAGGGGTTGGTCCACGTGGCGATCGACGCCGTCGAGGACGCCGTGCGGGACCggggccacggcggcggcgacgacaaCGACGAGGCGCCGAGGAGGGGGGCGCCCCAGCGCGCCGACCCGGACGCCGACGGGGAGGAGGACCGCGACGAGCGGTCGCGGTCCACGTGGGCCGAG GTCGTCTCCGAGCACAAGGGCGGCGGGCCGGACGACGAGCGCCGGGACCATCGGAATGCTGGGCGG GACAAGAGGCATGAGAGGAGGGATGACGAGGGTTGGGAGAGGGTCGGCGGCCGGAaccagcagcaccacggagGACGGCAGAACCAGGTT TACGATGGAGACGACAGGAGGGAtggcagcagcgggcggccgcagcaacagcagcagtcACAAGGATACGGGAGGCAGCAGCAG GAAGGAGAGAGGATAAATGATGGAGGTTGGCAGACCGTCGGTGAGAAAAAGAACCATGGAAGACCACAGCAG TCTGAAGCATGGAATGGATACAGAAAGCCACCGTCAGAACAACAATACTCTGAGGATGTCGATCACCAAGGAGTCAATGTGGAGCCTACCAGGGAGGAGCTGAATAGCTTATCGAAAGCATGCAGCAGACTATGGGAGCTCGATATGAGCCGCTTAGTTCCTGGTAAGGACTACAGAATCGACTGTGGTGAGGGAAAGAAAGTTTATCAGAAGGGTGATATGGCATCCGAAAACTTGTTCTGCTGGCTAGGTGATGATGTGTTACGAAAGCCCACCTACTCTCGTTTTTGTGCACTTCTTGATAACTACAACCCACACCAGGGTTACAAGGAAGTTGTTACCCAGCAGGATAAGCACGAAGAAGTAGCATTCATTGAAGAGATTGCCAGAACAGCACCAATTAAGTATTTACACCGCTACTTAGTGCAGAAGGGGGAAGTATCTCAGGACTATGAGGACTTCAAGAGAATGCTGGCATCCCTATGGTTTGATTTGTATGGAAGAGGTGGCAACACTAACTGCTCTTCTGCCTTCGAGCATGTGTTTGTTGGTGAGATCAAAGGACGGGGACAAGGAGAGAATGAGGTCTCAGGCTTCCATAACTGGATTCAG TTTTACCTAGAAGAAGCCAAGGGAAATGTGGACTACCAAGGTTATATATTCCCAAGACGTCGCGGTGAATCG CCTGATTCAGAGACACAGCTGCTGACTGTTCAATTTGAGTGGCACGGTGTGCTGAAATCAGTATCCAGCACGTTGATTGGTGTCAGTCCTGAGTTTGAGGTTGCACTCTACACATTGTGCTTCTTTGTTGGAGGGGAAGATAACCGTGTCGATATCGGTCCGTACACTGTGAACATCAAGTGCTACCGGTTGGGGAAGAACAAGATTGGGTCCGCCTTTCCCATTGCAGAGAACTGA
- the LOC112899636 gene encoding probable metal-nicotianamine transporter YSL16 isoform X2, translated as MEQQRSAPPPGAHEIEKTPSGRAAPDMESEPAAARAAERVPPWREQITPRGMVAALLMGFVFTVIQMKISLSTGLNPTMNVSAALLAFLALRGWTRALDRLGIASRPFTRQENTVVQTCVVACYSIAYGGGFGSFLLGLNKRTYEQSGVSSPGNAPGSYKEPAIGWMMGFLLSVSFVGLLTLLPIRKVLVIDYKLTYPSGTATAVLINGFHTPQGDKNAKKQVRGFLKYFGISFLWSFFQWFYTAGDACGFAQFPTFGLKAWKQTFFFDFSPTYVGAGMICSHLVNLSLLFGAILSWGVMWPLISKQKGNWYSAKASESSMTSIYGYKAFLCIALLVGDGLYNFVKVMVISVKNIRERSHRKSLNRVADADTMALDDLQRDEVFNKDNIPTWLAYTGYALLSVIAVIIIPIMFRQVRWYYVVVAYLLAPVLGFCNAYGTGLTDMNMGYNYGKIALFILAAWAGKDNGVVAGLVVCGVVKQLVLISADLMHDFKTGHLTLTSPRSMLVGQAVGTLMGCILAPLTFMLFYKAFDVGNPDGYWKAPYALIYRNMAVLGVEGFSALPRHCLQLCAGFFAFAVAANLARDLLPRRLARFMPLPMAMAVPFLVGASFAIDMCVGSLVVFVWHRLDSKKAVLLVPAVASGLICGDGIWTFPSSLLALAKVKPPICMKFTPGS; from the exons atgGAGCAGCAGCGCAGCGCGCCGCCACCGGGCGCGCACGAGATCGAGAAGACGCcctccggccgcgccgcgccggacATGGAGTCggagcccgcggcggcgcgcgcggcggagcgCGTCCCGCCGTGGCGCGAGCAGATCACCCCGCGCGGCATGGTGGCCGCGCTTCTCATGGGCTTCGTCTTCACGGTCATACAGATGAAGATCAGCCTCAGCACGGGGCTCAACCCCACGATGAACGTCTCCGCCGCGCTGCTCGCCTTCCTCGCGCTCCGCGGCTGGACGCGCGCCCTCGACCGCCTCGGCATTGCCTCCCGCCCCTTCACCCGCCAGGAGAACACCGTCGTCCAGACATGCGTCGTCGCCTGCTACAGCATCGCATACGGCG GTGGGTTCGGGTCCTTCTTGCTGGGCCTGAACAAGAGGACGTACGAGCAGTCCGGGGTGAGCTCGCCGGGCAACGCGCCGGGAAGCTACAAGGAGCCCGCCATCGGCTGGATGATGGGATTCCTCCTCTCCGTCAGCTTCGTGGGGCTCCTCACCTTGCTTCCAATCAGAAAG GTGCTCGTGATCGATTATAAACTAACTTATCCAAGTGGGACTGCTACTGCGGTTCTCATAAACGGGTTCCACACACCTCAAGGAGACAAGAATGCAAA AAAGCAGGTCCGTGGATTCCTCAAGTACTTCGGGATCAGCTTCCTTTGGAGCTTCTTCCAATGGTTCTACACCGCCGGAGACGCCTGCGGATTCGCCCAGTTCCCTACTTTTGGGCTCAAAGCTTGGAAGCAAAC GTTTTTCTTCGACTTTAGTCCGACGTATGTTGGCGCCGGGATGATTTGCTCACACCTTGTCAACCTCTCATTGCTCTTTGGCGCAATCCTTTCCTGGGGCGTAATGTGGCCACTCATCAGCAAGCAGAAGGGCAACTGGTACTCTGCCAAGGCGTCTGAGAGTAGCATGACGAGCATCTACGGTTACAAG GCCTTCCTCTGCATTGCTCTGCTGGTCGGAGACGGGCTCTACAACTTCGTCAAAGTCATGGTAATCTCTGTCAAGAACATACGCGAGAGATCACATCGCAAGAGCCTGAACAGAG TGGCGGACGCGGACACCATGGCGCTGGACGACCTGCAGCGCGACGAGGTGTTCAACAAGGACAACATCCCGACCTGGCTGGCCTACACGGGGTACGCCCTGCTCAGCGTCATCGCGGTGATCATCATCCCGATCATGTTCCGACAGGTGAGGTGGTACTACGTGGTCGTGGCCTACCTGCTGGCGCCGGTGCTGGGGTTCTGCAACGCCTACGGCACGGGCCTGACGGACATGAACATGGGGTACAACTACGGCAAGATCGCGCTGTTCATCCTGGCGGCGTGGGCGGGCAAGGACAACGGCGTGGTGGCCGGCCTGGTGGTGTGCGGCGTGGTGAAGCAGCTCGTGCTCATCTCCGCCGACCTGATGCACGACTTCAAGACGGGCCACCTGACGCTGACGTCGCCGCGGTCGATGCTGGTCGGGCAGGCCGTGGGCACGCTGATGGGGTGCATCCTGGCGCCGCTCACCTTCATGCTCTTCTACAAGGCGTTCGACGTGGGGAACCCGGACGGGTACTGGAAGGCCCCCTACGCGCTCATCTACCGCAACATGGCGGTCCTCGGCGTGGAGGGGTTCTCGGCGCTGCCCAGGCACTGCCTGCAGCTGTGCGCGGGGTTCTTCGCGTTCGCGGTGGCGGCGAACCTGGCGCGGGACCTCCTGCCGCGGCGGCTCGCGCGGTTCATGCCGCTGCCGATGGCCATGGCCGTGCCGTTCCTGGTAGGCGCCAGCTTCGCCATCGACATGTGCGTGGGGAGCCTCGTGGTGTTCGTGTGGCACAGGCTCGATAGCAAGAAGGCCGTGCTGCTGGTCCCGGCCGTCGCCTCCGGGCTCATCTGCGGCGACGGGATCTGGACGTTCCCGTCGTCGCTGCTCGCGCTGGCCAAGGTCAAGCCGCCCATCTGCATGAAGTTCACGCCGGGAAGCTAG
- the LOC112901176 gene encoding poly(U)-specific endoribonuclease-B-like isoform X2 produces the protein MEGLIKGLVHVAIDAVEDAVRDRGHGGGDDNDEAPRRGAPQRADPDADGEEDRDERSRSTWAEVVSEHKGGGPDDERRDHRNAGRDKRHERRDDEGWERVGGRNQQHHGGRQNQYDGDDRRDGSSGRPQQQQQSQGYGRQQQEGERINDGGWQTVGEKKNHGRPQQSEAWNGYRKPPSEQQYSEDVDHQGVNVEPTREELNSLSKACSRLWELDMSRLVPGKDYRIDCGEGKKVYQKGDMASENLFCWLGDDVLRKPTYSRFCALLDNYNPHQGYKEVVTQQDKHEEVAFIEEIARTAPIKYLHRYLVQKGEVSQDYEDFKRMLASLWFDLYGRGGNTNCSSAFEHVFVGEIKGRGQGENEVSGFHNWIQFYLEEAKGNVDYQGYIFPRRRGESPDSETQLLTVQFEWHGVLKSVSSTLIGVSPEFEVALYTLCFFVGGEDNRVDIGPYTVNIKCYRLGKNKIGSAFPIAEN, from the exons ATGGAGGGTCTCATCAAGGGGTTGGTCCACGTGGCGATCGACGCCGTCGAGGACGCCGTGCGGGACCggggccacggcggcggcgacgacaaCGACGAGGCGCCGAGGAGGGGGGCGCCCCAGCGCGCCGACCCGGACGCCGACGGGGAGGAGGACCGCGACGAGCGGTCGCGGTCCACGTGGGCCGAG GTCGTCTCCGAGCACAAGGGCGGCGGGCCGGACGACGAGCGCCGGGACCATCGGAATGCTGGGCGG GACAAGAGGCATGAGAGGAGGGATGACGAGGGTTGGGAGAGGGTCGGCGGCCGGAaccagcagcaccacggagGACGGCAGAACCAG TACGATGGAGACGACAGGAGGGAtggcagcagcgggcggccgcagcaacagcagcagtcACAAGGATACGGGAGGCAGCAGCAG GAAGGAGAGAGGATAAATGATGGAGGTTGGCAGACCGTCGGTGAGAAAAAGAACCATGGAAGACCACAGCAG TCTGAAGCATGGAATGGATACAGAAAGCCACCGTCAGAACAACAATACTCTGAGGATGTCGATCACCAAGGAGTCAATGTGGAGCCTACCAGGGAGGAGCTGAATAGCTTATCGAAAGCATGCAGCAGACTATGGGAGCTCGATATGAGCCGCTTAGTTCCTGGTAAGGACTACAGAATCGACTGTGGTGAGGGAAAGAAAGTTTATCAGAAGGGTGATATGGCATCCGAAAACTTGTTCTGCTGGCTAGGTGATGATGTGTTACGAAAGCCCACCTACTCTCGTTTTTGTGCACTTCTTGATAACTACAACCCACACCAGGGTTACAAGGAAGTTGTTACCCAGCAGGATAAGCACGAAGAAGTAGCATTCATTGAAGAGATTGCCAGAACAGCACCAATTAAGTATTTACACCGCTACTTAGTGCAGAAGGGGGAAGTATCTCAGGACTATGAGGACTTCAAGAGAATGCTGGCATCCCTATGGTTTGATTTGTATGGAAGAGGTGGCAACACTAACTGCTCTTCTGCCTTCGAGCATGTGTTTGTTGGTGAGATCAAAGGACGGGGACAAGGAGAGAATGAGGTCTCAGGCTTCCATAACTGGATTCAG TTTTACCTAGAAGAAGCCAAGGGAAATGTGGACTACCAAGGTTATATATTCCCAAGACGTCGCGGTGAATCG CCTGATTCAGAGACACAGCTGCTGACTGTTCAATTTGAGTGGCACGGTGTGCTGAAATCAGTATCCAGCACGTTGATTGGTGTCAGTCCTGAGTTTGAGGTTGCACTCTACACATTGTGCTTCTTTGTTGGAGGGGAAGATAACCGTGTCGATATCGGTCCGTACACTGTGAACATCAAGTGCTACCGGTTGGGGAAGAACAAGATTGGGTCCGCCTTTCCCATTGCAGAGAACTGA
- the LOC112899636 gene encoding probable metal-nicotianamine transporter YSL16 isoform X1 — MPYWHPAGSRDQMNSRLRLHAAAPAPASELELLVPRVAAAAAMEQQRSAPPPGAHEIEKTPSGRAAPDMESEPAAARAAERVPPWREQITPRGMVAALLMGFVFTVIQMKISLSTGLNPTMNVSAALLAFLALRGWTRALDRLGIASRPFTRQENTVVQTCVVACYSIAYGGGFGSFLLGLNKRTYEQSGVSSPGNAPGSYKEPAIGWMMGFLLSVSFVGLLTLLPIRKVLVIDYKLTYPSGTATAVLINGFHTPQGDKNAKKQVRGFLKYFGISFLWSFFQWFYTAGDACGFAQFPTFGLKAWKQTFFFDFSPTYVGAGMICSHLVNLSLLFGAILSWGVMWPLISKQKGNWYSAKASESSMTSIYGYKAFLCIALLVGDGLYNFVKVMVISVKNIRERSHRKSLNRVADADTMALDDLQRDEVFNKDNIPTWLAYTGYALLSVIAVIIIPIMFRQVRWYYVVVAYLLAPVLGFCNAYGTGLTDMNMGYNYGKIALFILAAWAGKDNGVVAGLVVCGVVKQLVLISADLMHDFKTGHLTLTSPRSMLVGQAVGTLMGCILAPLTFMLFYKAFDVGNPDGYWKAPYALIYRNMAVLGVEGFSALPRHCLQLCAGFFAFAVAANLARDLLPRRLARFMPLPMAMAVPFLVGASFAIDMCVGSLVVFVWHRLDSKKAVLLVPAVASGLICGDGIWTFPSSLLALAKVKPPICMKFTPGS; from the exons ATGCCATACTGGCATCCTGCTGGTTCGCGTGACCAAATGAACTCACGGCTGCGCCTCCACGCTGCAGCACCCGCCCCCGCCTCGGAGCTCGAGCTGCTGGTCCCCAGggtcgccgccgcagccgccatgGAGCAGCAGCGCAGCGCGCCGCCACCGGGCGCGCACGAGATCGAGAAGACGCcctccggccgcgccgcgccggacATGGAGTCggagcccgcggcggcgcgcgcggcggagcgCGTCCCGCCGTGGCGCGAGCAGATCACCCCGCGCGGCATGGTGGCCGCGCTTCTCATGGGCTTCGTCTTCACGGTCATACAGATGAAGATCAGCCTCAGCACGGGGCTCAACCCCACGATGAACGTCTCCGCCGCGCTGCTCGCCTTCCTCGCGCTCCGCGGCTGGACGCGCGCCCTCGACCGCCTCGGCATTGCCTCCCGCCCCTTCACCCGCCAGGAGAACACCGTCGTCCAGACATGCGTCGTCGCCTGCTACAGCATCGCATACGGCG GTGGGTTCGGGTCCTTCTTGCTGGGCCTGAACAAGAGGACGTACGAGCAGTCCGGGGTGAGCTCGCCGGGCAACGCGCCGGGAAGCTACAAGGAGCCCGCCATCGGCTGGATGATGGGATTCCTCCTCTCCGTCAGCTTCGTGGGGCTCCTCACCTTGCTTCCAATCAGAAAG GTGCTCGTGATCGATTATAAACTAACTTATCCAAGTGGGACTGCTACTGCGGTTCTCATAAACGGGTTCCACACACCTCAAGGAGACAAGAATGCAAA AAAGCAGGTCCGTGGATTCCTCAAGTACTTCGGGATCAGCTTCCTTTGGAGCTTCTTCCAATGGTTCTACACCGCCGGAGACGCCTGCGGATTCGCCCAGTTCCCTACTTTTGGGCTCAAAGCTTGGAAGCAAAC GTTTTTCTTCGACTTTAGTCCGACGTATGTTGGCGCCGGGATGATTTGCTCACACCTTGTCAACCTCTCATTGCTCTTTGGCGCAATCCTTTCCTGGGGCGTAATGTGGCCACTCATCAGCAAGCAGAAGGGCAACTGGTACTCTGCCAAGGCGTCTGAGAGTAGCATGACGAGCATCTACGGTTACAAG GCCTTCCTCTGCATTGCTCTGCTGGTCGGAGACGGGCTCTACAACTTCGTCAAAGTCATGGTAATCTCTGTCAAGAACATACGCGAGAGATCACATCGCAAGAGCCTGAACAGAG TGGCGGACGCGGACACCATGGCGCTGGACGACCTGCAGCGCGACGAGGTGTTCAACAAGGACAACATCCCGACCTGGCTGGCCTACACGGGGTACGCCCTGCTCAGCGTCATCGCGGTGATCATCATCCCGATCATGTTCCGACAGGTGAGGTGGTACTACGTGGTCGTGGCCTACCTGCTGGCGCCGGTGCTGGGGTTCTGCAACGCCTACGGCACGGGCCTGACGGACATGAACATGGGGTACAACTACGGCAAGATCGCGCTGTTCATCCTGGCGGCGTGGGCGGGCAAGGACAACGGCGTGGTGGCCGGCCTGGTGGTGTGCGGCGTGGTGAAGCAGCTCGTGCTCATCTCCGCCGACCTGATGCACGACTTCAAGACGGGCCACCTGACGCTGACGTCGCCGCGGTCGATGCTGGTCGGGCAGGCCGTGGGCACGCTGATGGGGTGCATCCTGGCGCCGCTCACCTTCATGCTCTTCTACAAGGCGTTCGACGTGGGGAACCCGGACGGGTACTGGAAGGCCCCCTACGCGCTCATCTACCGCAACATGGCGGTCCTCGGCGTGGAGGGGTTCTCGGCGCTGCCCAGGCACTGCCTGCAGCTGTGCGCGGGGTTCTTCGCGTTCGCGGTGGCGGCGAACCTGGCGCGGGACCTCCTGCCGCGGCGGCTCGCGCGGTTCATGCCGCTGCCGATGGCCATGGCCGTGCCGTTCCTGGTAGGCGCCAGCTTCGCCATCGACATGTGCGTGGGGAGCCTCGTGGTGTTCGTGTGGCACAGGCTCGATAGCAAGAAGGCCGTGCTGCTGGTCCCGGCCGTCGCCTCCGGGCTCATCTGCGGCGACGGGATCTGGACGTTCCCGTCGTCGCTGCTCGCGCTGGCCAAGGTCAAGCCGCCCATCTGCATGAAGTTCACGCCGGGAAGCTAG
- the LOC112901330 gene encoding nucleolin — translation MPPKSRRGGAAAARKAPATRGRVGRAQAAAEEAPLVEDAKEAPAEEVKVAEEAPKMVEEPKRQPSPPPPSQQPAVEEKGSDATANGANHAEDEGAVKETYEEEDKGERLEFEDEPEYEEEAAVDYDEKDLEHYEEQYEDGDEEVEYTEDVVEVETDMVDEEDEGGDDGEGEGYENADEEHHVDVDDEEHSEMVKEHRKRKEFEVFVGGLDKDATESDLRKVFGEVGDITEVRLMMNPVTKKNKGFAFLRYATVEQARRAVSELKNPLVRGKQCGVAPSHDNDTLFVGNICKTWTKEHLKDKLKSYGVENFDDLLLVEDSNNPGMNRGYALLEFSTRPEAMDAFRILQKRDVVFGVDRSAKVSFADSYPQVDDEIMAQVRTVFIDGLSPSWDEDRVKKYLKKYGAIEKVELARNMPAAKRKDFGFVTFDTHDNAVACAEGISNSEIGEGDHKAKVRARLSRPLQRPPRMKHGLRGNFRVGHGASRGGRLPYARPPPPRRPPPRLVRPAVSRLPPIRSHPLKRPVDIRDKRPVMSMPDRARRLPPPERSYDRRPPAPVYPKRSPRREYVRRDELPPPRSRAALDYSPRVPVDRRPSFRDDYSSRGSGYSDLGPRSAPRLSDRRAYPDDSYGGKFDRPLPAYRESRGRDYDTISGSKRPYADMDDVPRYQDISVRQSKARLDYDVGGSSARYGDTYSERPGRSHVGYSGSRSISGHDSAYGSSRHGVSYGGSASGGDASGMYSSGYSGSYASRGSDVGGSSYSSLYSGRSLGSSSGGYYGGSGSSSYY, via the exons ATGCCGCCAAAGTCTAGGAgaggcggcgccgccgcggcgaggaAGGCACCGGCAACGAGGGGCCGGGTGGGGAGGGCGCAGGCTGCTGCGGAGGAGGCGCCGCTCGTGGAGGATGCGAAGGAGGCGCCCGCCGAGGAGGTGAAGGTCGCCGAGGAAGCCCCGAAGATGGTCGAGGAGCCGAAGCGCcagccctcgccgccgccgccgtcgcaacagccggcggtggaggagaaAGGCTCCGATGCCACAGCTAACGGTGCCAACCACGCGGAAG ATGAGGGAGCTGTGAAAGAAACATATGAAGAAGAGGACAAAGGTGAACGACTAGAGTTTGAGGACGAACCAGAATACGAAGAGGAGGCTGCTGTGGACTACGATGAGAAAGATTTGGAGCACTACGAAGAGCAATATGAGGATGGTGATGAAGAGGTGGAGTATACTGAAGACGTGGTTGAAGTGGAGACTGATATGGTTGACGAGGAAGATGAAGGTGGCGATGATGGCGAGGGGGAAGGATATGAAAATGCTGATGAAGAACATCATGTGGATGTGGATGACGAAGAGCATAGTGAAATGGTCAAAGAGCACCGCAAGCGGAAGGAGTTTGAAGTTTTTGTTGGTGGGCTAGATAAAGATGCAACAGAAAGTGACCTTAGGAAGGTTTTTGGTGAAGTTGGTGATATAACTGAAGTTCGTCTGATGATGAATCCTGTCACAAAGAAGAACAAAGGCTTTGCCTTCCTGCGATATGCAACTGTGGAGCAAGCAAGGCGTGCTGTTTCAGAGCTAAAGAATCCACTG GTGCGGGGTAAACAGTGTGGTGTTGCTCCAAGTCATGATAATGATACACTCTTCGTTGGCAATATCTGCAAAACATGGACAAAAGAACAT TTGAAGGACAAACTGAAGAGTTATGGAGTAGAGAATTTTGATGATTTACTACTGGTTGAGGATAGCAATAATCCAGGAATGAATCGTGGCTATGCTTTGCTTGAGTTTTCTACTCGACCTGAAGCAATGGATGCTTTCAGGATATTGCAGAAAAGGGATGTAGTTTTTGGAGTTGATCGTAGTGCAAAGGTTTCCTTCGCTGATTCCTACCCCCAAGTTGATGATGAAATAATGGCACAG GTCAGAACTGTATTTATCGATGGCCTTTCTCCCTCATGGGATGAAGACCGAGTTAAGAAATATCTCAAAAAGTATGGAGCTATTGAGAAAGTGGAACTTGCTCGAAATATGCCGGCTGCCAAGAGAAAGGATTTTGGGTTTGTTACCTTTGATACTCATGATAATGCTGTTGCATGTGCCGAAGGGATAAGCAATTCTGAGATTGGTGAAGGCGATCACAAG GCAAAAGTAAGAGCTAGATTGTCGCGACCCCTACAGAGACCTCCTAGAATGAAGCATGGGTTAAGAGGAAATTTTAGAGTTGGGCATGGTGCTTCCCGAGGTGGCCGTTTACCGTATGCTCGCCCTCCTCCACCTCGCAGGCCTCCACCACGTCTTGTTCGGCCTGCTGTCAGCCGCTTACCGCCCATCAGGAGCCATCCATTGAAGAGGCCTGTTGATATTAGAGATAAGCGACCTGTTATGTCAATGCCAGATAGAGCTAGGCGTTTGCCCCCTCCAGAGAGATCTTATGACAGGAGGCCTCCAG CTCCAGTTTACCCAAAGAGAAGTCCAAGGAGAGAATACGTGAGGCGTGACGAGCTTCCTCCTCCAAGGAGCAGAGCTGCACTTGACTACAGCCCAAGAGTTCCAGTTGATAGACGTCCCTCTTTCAGGGATGATTATTCATCCCGGGGATCAGGTTATTCAGACCTAGGTCCACGTAGCGCTCCTCGTCTTTCTGATAGGCGAGCATATCCTGATGATAGTTATGGTGGGAAGTTTGACCGGCCTTTACCGGCCTATAGGGAGAGTCGGGGCCGTGATTATGACACCATTTCTGGATCAAAGCGTCCATATGCCGATATG GATGATGTGCCTCGGTATCAAGACATCAGTGTTCGTCAGTCCAAGGCACGGTTGGACTATGACGTTGGTGGTAGCAGTGCTCGATATGGAGATACATATAGTGAGAG GCCTGGACGATCACATGTGGGATATAGTGGCAGTCGATCTATCTCTGGTCATGATTCAGCATATGGTAGCAGCCGTCATGGTGTGAGTTATGGAG GTTCTGCTAGCGGtggtgatgctagtggaatgtACTCATCAGGTTACAGTGGTAGCTATGCGTCTCGTGGATCTGAT GTCGGTGGGAGTTCATATTCATCACTTTACTCGGGCCGTAGTTTAGGTAGCAGCAGTGGTGGCTACTATGGGGGCAGCGGTTCCAGTTCATATTACTAA
- the LOC112901176 gene encoding poly(U)-specific endoribonuclease-A-like isoform X3 has protein sequence MEGLIKGLVHVAIDAVEDAVRDRGHGGGDDNDEAPRRGAPQRADPDADGEEDRDERSRSTWAEVVSEHKGGGPDDERRDHRNAGRDKRHERRDDEGWERVGGRNQQHHGGRQNQVYDGDDRRDGSSGRPQQQQQSQGYGRQQQEGERINDGGWQTVGEKKNHGRPQQSEAWNGYRKPPSEQQYSEDVDHQGVNVEPTREELNSLSKACSRLWELDMSRLVPGDDVLRKPTYSRFCALLDNYNPHQGYKEVVTQQDKHEEVAFIEEIARTAPIKYLHRYLVQKGEVSQDYEDFKRMLASLWFDLYGRGGNTNCSSAFEHVFVGEIKGRGQGENEVSGFHNWIQFYLEEAKGNVDYQGYIFPRRRGESPDSETQLLTVQFEWHGVLKSVSSTLIGVSPEFEVALYTLCFFVGGEDNRVDIGPYTVNIKCYRLGKNKIGSAFPIAEN, from the exons ATGGAGGGTCTCATCAAGGGGTTGGTCCACGTGGCGATCGACGCCGTCGAGGACGCCGTGCGGGACCggggccacggcggcggcgacgacaaCGACGAGGCGCCGAGGAGGGGGGCGCCCCAGCGCGCCGACCCGGACGCCGACGGGGAGGAGGACCGCGACGAGCGGTCGCGGTCCACGTGGGCCGAG GTCGTCTCCGAGCACAAGGGCGGCGGGCCGGACGACGAGCGCCGGGACCATCGGAATGCTGGGCGG GACAAGAGGCATGAGAGGAGGGATGACGAGGGTTGGGAGAGGGTCGGCGGCCGGAaccagcagcaccacggagGACGGCAGAACCAGGTT TACGATGGAGACGACAGGAGGGAtggcagcagcgggcggccgcagcaacagcagcagtcACAAGGATACGGGAGGCAGCAGCAG GAAGGAGAGAGGATAAATGATGGAGGTTGGCAGACCGTCGGTGAGAAAAAGAACCATGGAAGACCACAGCAG TCTGAAGCATGGAATGGATACAGAAAGCCACCGTCAGAACAACAATACTCTGAGGATGTCGATCACCAAGGAGTCAATGTGGAGCCTACCAGGGAGGAGCTGAATAGCTTATCGAAAGCATGCAGCAGACTATGGGAGCTCGATATGAGCCGCTTAGTTCCTG GTGATGATGTGTTACGAAAGCCCACCTACTCTCGTTTTTGTGCACTTCTTGATAACTACAACCCACACCAGGGTTACAAGGAAGTTGTTACCCAGCAGGATAAGCACGAAGAAGTAGCATTCATTGAAGAGATTGCCAGAACAGCACCAATTAAGTATTTACACCGCTACTTAGTGCAGAAGGGGGAAGTATCTCAGGACTATGAGGACTTCAAGAGAATGCTGGCATCCCTATGGTTTGATTTGTATGGAAGAGGTGGCAACACTAACTGCTCTTCTGCCTTCGAGCATGTGTTTGTTGGTGAGATCAAAGGACGGGGACAAGGAGAGAATGAGGTCTCAGGCTTCCATAACTGGATTCAG TTTTACCTAGAAGAAGCCAAGGGAAATGTGGACTACCAAGGTTATATATTCCCAAGACGTCGCGGTGAATCG CCTGATTCAGAGACACAGCTGCTGACTGTTCAATTTGAGTGGCACGGTGTGCTGAAATCAGTATCCAGCACGTTGATTGGTGTCAGTCCTGAGTTTGAGGTTGCACTCTACACATTGTGCTTCTTTGTTGGAGGGGAAGATAACCGTGTCGATATCGGTCCGTACACTGTGAACATCAAGTGCTACCGGTTGGGGAAGAACAAGATTGGGTCCGCCTTTCCCATTGCAGAGAACTGA